The following are encoded in a window of Haliotis asinina isolate JCU_RB_2024 chromosome 14, JCU_Hal_asi_v2, whole genome shotgun sequence genomic DNA:
- the LOC137260933 gene encoding ETS homologous factor-like, producing the protein MYPESFSEQMFDADNASMFSMYDPTIVKPEPLADSCPETDQPVYTDLSSSQYSYTTPKIALLKQENKEFTETFDNLLSWTSKHPEHWSRREVLDWVYYVADAKKLDCSKLYGERYQSLTGQKLCRMSKEDFTSLDSHYGATLYNLFSSLVQKSIFCEPTPPDTLNPDAYPFLHTTYPCLPVPFGAASEPSGTTTEHDLSVFINDAGVSVDIDGNVYDIDVATKIDIPKIDCDFGYVSGDSDMDGNIARCGSTSSEPYDSFSISDEEEMHTCSSFTQTSRRRMSPSVSSDEDTDEKMVQPRKRIASTSKGNHLWEFIRDLLKDPNLNPSLLKWEDKEAGVFKFVQSEAVASMWGRKKNNPGMTYEKLSRAMRFCRTAGYFGDVPKNGKFPKKLCFRFGPKAHDWK; encoded by the exons ATGTACCCCGAATCC ttttctgaacAAATGTTTGACGCAGACAACGCCAGCATGTTCAGCATGTATGACCCAACCATCGTCAAGCCTGAACCTTTGGCGGACTCGTGCCCAGAGACAGACCAACCTGTCTATACTGACCTCTCATCGTCACAGTACTCTTATACAACCCCCAAGATCGCCCTCTTGAAACAGGAAAATAAGG AATTCACAGAGACATTTGACAACCTACTCAGCTGGACATCAAAACATCCAGAGCACTGGTCAAGACGTGAAGTGCTTGATTGGGTATATTACGTGGCAGATGCAAAGAAACTTGACTGTTCAAAACTCTATGGCGAACGCTACCAGAGTCTGACAGGACAAAAACTCTGCAGAATGTCAAAAGAAGACTTCACATCACTGGACAGCCACTACGGAGCGACACTTTACAACCTTTTTTCATCTCTTGTCCAGAAAT cAATCTTCTGCGAGCCCACTCCTCCAGATACACTTAACCCCGACGCATATCCATTCCTGCATACAACCTATCCTTGCCTTCCTGTACCATTCGGGGCTGCGAGTGAACCCTCTGGCACAACAA CTGAACACGATCTGTCAGTCTTCATCAACGACGCTGGTGTCTCAGTGGACATTGACGGCAACGTTTACGACATCGACGTCGCAACCAAAATAGATATCCCCAAAATAGATTGCGACTTTGGATACGTCAGTGGAG aCTCCGATATGGACGGTAATATCGCTAGATGTGGCTCCACAAGTAGCGAACCCTACGACTCATTCAGTATCTCCGATGAAGAAGAAATGCACACATGCAGTAGCTTCACTCAGACATCACGGAGAAGGATGTCTCCCAGTGTTTCATCAGATGAAGATACAGATGAGAAGATGGTCCAACCGAGGAAGAGAATAGCTTCAA CATCAAAAGGCAACCATTTGTGGGAGTTCATCCGAGACTTATTGAAGGACCCCAACTTGAACCCATCGTTGTTGAAATGGGAAGACAAGGAAGCGGGGGTTTTCAAATTCGTCCAATCCGAAGCAGTTGCAAGCATGTGGGGCCGCAAGAAGAACAACCCTGGAATGACCTATGAAAAACTCAGCCGAGCAATGAG ATTCTGCCGCACAGCAGGTTACTTTGGAGATGTTCCTAAGAACGGAAAATTCCCAAAGAAGCTCTGCTTCCGATTCGGACCCAAAGCCCATGACTGGAAATAA